The following coding sequences are from one Musa acuminata AAA Group cultivar baxijiao chromosome BXJ1-6, Cavendish_Baxijiao_AAA, whole genome shotgun sequence window:
- the LOC135676455 gene encoding uncharacterized protein LOC135676455 isoform X2, giving the protein MEMESKSMSRRELQALSKQHGLPANLTNSRMAENLASLLQRKSEEMKPKGCLKGSNGSSVEGAGRGGVNKKVSFYMQEDDGERDGSQGDLEARTSPERRRPSRRRSFVVYASKAVSEPVLEANGAFQVKTRSKRLRSTAAAVVWSPVIEEKRSRNRNNGPDLVAKVPHEEENNRREVDCAATTRSPSRVVTITEMKTRSTRPRSTAAAVVRSHVIEEEAQNRNNGPDLAAKVPHQEENNRKKVDKEDDHCAPTTRSLRNRVVTIGGDEAKQGDTKPRRMQTRGNAKRKEEDVVAPVFDVSSEAQVLEKDENFGSKACINSTVGLDDQHEIMVPHIEVPPPRRSKRNLAKSHNLFQESEESGPTSVVSIPNVQKYEKPAGEETKEAAKLRGALYRPRRHTSRIKDEDIGASLPGSLESRDEHPNKVLQKKERKAIRNPDLAAPLPDAILTETAEDHARKEKLSEVEPRWLCTRSSSVLTVLEHETSLAHDVELVRKSKTRRHERNMKTSKGATEITVPSCETRAALQELIVQVDPKRVAQTKDTLRRSMRNVPKLASTEFKTSAPLVESSITDEHNKETKLPKHNAPGLQITGNTLVDVVEKARRSQRLKKGQVLAEAPTEDSTTDCTVGGENEMLEGHRHVEEPGRKSSYNASRRELVMPTDEALKNTRQKKRKRAVVSDKEISIEEVEIAGRLDPVRVQQNAGSNEHKERLCEDCCEKVLESDDAIRGNCSAELAVILTDEMANFDAYHTAVKKIASSKRHKNEIHDECSEHQIKEDKNCPSMEVEPVAFGLIDTHRTTDDTDGSQESAPVSTSESSVAAKYVVSETAGSNHPKVKSANKVQHSPLIDDLTNDKCHADQLIESGNLSRVKTLQGFDNLTLMVKEDREISSYNPVEVSRRLQDAFSYVDPSVKADSEVPGTECGGFADTPSTNSTMDGANYTEERDGQPKGTNVVDSPLPCSHLEEPSPAVVTEASTVSDPRTALMLYDVHAVASHSPVCPSGLKDEVVLPLIVVPDNDFVGLLNQQNIVKNESGSIGATSVALLDTESACQEFNGLIELKGTNTYSNIPKMCETAEEEGKYESSSSHLLTNTSTIGTESIGDKCEEESFDGNTGPSEIAQGADIVVLDEGNQNSSFSATDCSSGKSATKYDSLEQVAGHRELSPHKLMELSSDIMETLLEVTDVSRLSSGDNLCQNYEKVITSHDDNSEICCSDDANLVCAISPSLSEIPGDTIADASVQMESAEVSSQGKSCAYDKSTTLLLVGSEFEKQLEVQEDKFQVEFSASSIRSGKNGSAAKAPRCSDGNENNDRTEIVGTTYATGGTLQFKEESESAKLEDTHDARASSDESNDHSPVNPIKSEGTGSMDSLSMYKKSNKGKSFSPSSRKMPNTHIESHINVLAGNKEDHIANGSPPASGNRSEGEASAHQLSNLEVSESEAETWADSANMKSPYSVPHEFKVVDKLEERQRLVLSGGRNSCTGEDEFQALTKANLIEPADDDDVSNRRPPPLSILRESNVMNDSDIIIPSESENSAVIERPILELQTPVLAEGKDDDVQHDGAKNGGLDASCGFSCSGYEHAKSLCMESVALTNKFDGEPIDNIGEPLDLCGKFQASSDIGETTWGTPDGQGSAGRWEITVPFGRTSSSVKYESTELEEKILSLEHHQSSTTSCINEELAPHSDNVEKNNMRDISKVSADDEEHEAKDMEEKMEMEEVEEYLVTLDDKEIDEHAMSSGSIRSRDNLNDEKHNVPLLMDSFESTASCHDVHSCEITRMADQHEADACCVTPCFENDSASNCDNNTRREILASRTLVIAETKLAKPEYNLDSCNSTISVVTQEASAPEIAQEAVDTVGPEVGDVSLTPQHSECAEETIKDDMNCGFKKLDCEDDEFDDTKGCDTDSNGVLETKNDEILRQQLDSKDPKDERSEFSDALQVKLDLECSEEADMDNCETDSGSNLSHTVHKHNEGKENIFASETSDDCLCKLGSLKKDANVNQRIKSEEVWVAPGATLMCLEDLFDMEQKRSFARNDIVQAVANEHISHEENCQHEHDNLVGISGALRKAQKMERVSFMSDYNVTNEYEEQATLCDDPKVNFDATIEYDNTIQLELSYGRSDSKLMDVAKEHEEQAVITAWSDGFRMNIDETIESENAVQPKMSTDCSDLEPMDGMVCPASMQSFEERLYKETGAAVEDEDGSSVECLQTVSEKHPASQPNDEDMEISDTVGCQNDNPEAAEAWVEDLTSKLVSNPEASVSENGNTICQMETTDTLRANDRSQLTVETAGNIVDTRTASKKMEWRSVPGTTGYTLASPNKQEDININNAGEQEQFNSGRKETLVEGETLDDPQRCHVETIRMNGLFQQNSRVKTQQTLGVSADHSNSKCGREPRELSRTTGHDWMEEISRKLVDFRISSARKASKVDGSAKRPKHDDNLNNDIVMGKENTPAVRKEYSHKPHADGSVRRPLQNVNHN; this is encoded by the exons ATGGAGATGGAGTCCAAGAGCATGTCGAGGAGGGagctccaagccctcagcaagcAGCACGGCCTCCCGGCCAATCTCACCAACTCCCGGATGGCCGAAAACCTCGCTTCCCTTCTACAG CGGAAGAGCGAGGAGATGAAGCCGAAAGGCTGCTTGAAGGGCTCCAATGGAAGCAGTGTTGAGGGCGCTGGAAGAGGAGGGGTCAATAAGAAGGTAAGCTTCTATATGCAAGAAGACGATGGTGAACGAGATGGCAGCCAGGGAGACCTGGAAGCGCGAACTTCTCCGGAGAGGAGGCGGCCGAGTAGGAGGAGGTCTTTTGTTGTGTACGCATCAAAAGCAGTCAGTGAGCCAGTTTTGGAAGCAAATGGTGCTTTTCAAGTGAAGACTAGAAGCAAGAGGCTCCGATCCACTGCAGCTGCAGTAGTATGGTCTCCTGTCATCGAGGAGAAGAGATCACGGAACAGAAACAATGGGCCTGATTTGGTTGCAAAGGTTCCTCACGAAGAGGAAAATAACAGAAGGGAGGTGGATTGTGCAGCAACGACTAGATCTCCGAGCAGAGTGGTGACTATTACGGAAATGAAGACTAGAAGCACGAGACCTCGATCCACTGCAGCTGCAGTAGTACGTTCCCATGTCATCGAGGAAGAGGCACAGAACAGAAACAATGGGCCTGATTTGGCTGCAAAGGTTCCTCACCAAGAGGAGAACAATAGAAAGAAGGTCGATAAGGAAGACGATCACTGCGCACCAACTACTAGATCTCTGAGGAACAGAGTGGTGACTATTGGAGGAGATGAAGCAAAGCAGGGAGACACGAAACCCAGAAGGATGCAAACAAGGGGAAATGCTAAAAGGAAAGAAGAGGATGTTGTTGCTCCTGTCTTTGATGTATCTTCGGAAGCACAAGTGTTGGAGAAAgatgaaaattttggcagtaaagCTTGTATCAATTCCACCGTTGGACTTGATGATCAACATGAAATTATGGTTCCACATATTGAAGTGCCTCCACCTAGGCGATCAAAACGTAATCTTGCAAAGTCTCATAACTTATTCCAGGAAAGTGAGGAATCAGGACCTACTTCAGTAGTTTCAATTCCTAATGTTCAGAAATATGAAAAACCAGCAGGGGAGGAGACTAAAGAGGCAGCAAAATTACGAGGTGCTTTGTATCGGCCAAGGCGTCACACTTCAAGGATCAAAGATGAAGATATTGGGGCCTCCTTGCCTGGAAGTTTGGAATCAAGAGATGAACATCCGAATAAGGTGCtacaaaagaaggaaagaaaggctATCAGAAATCCAGATCTTGCAGCCCCTCTTCCTGATGCAATCTTAACTGAAACTGCAGAGGATCATGCCAGAAAAGAAAAGCTCTCCGAAGTAGAACCTCGTTGGCTGTGCACACGGAGTTCATCTGTGCTTACTGTGTTGGAGCATGAAACTTCATTAGCTCATGATGTTGAACTAGTCAGAAAGAGCAAGACCAGGAGGCATGAGAGGAACATGAAGACGAGTAAAGGAGCTACAGAAATTACTGTCCCTAGCTGTGAAACTAGAGCTGCACTTCAAGAACTTATTGTTCAAGTAGATCCAAAAAGGGTGGCACAGACTAAAGATACTTTGAGGCGTTCAATGCGAAATGTTCCAAAGCTTGCTTCGACTGAATTCAAGACTTCAGCTCCTTTAGTCGAGAGTTCAATAACTGATGAACACAACAAGGAAACTAAGCTTCCAAAGCATAATGCTCCGGGACTTCAAATAACTGGGAATACATTAGTTGATGTAGTTGAGAAAGCCAGAAGGTCACAGAGGTTGAAGAAAGGTCAGGTCTTAGCAGAAGCACCAACGGAGGATTCTACCACTGACTGTACAGTCGGAGGTGAAAATGAAATGCTAGAAGGCCACAGACATGTTGAAGAACCAGGAAGAAAATCAAGTTACAATGCCTCCAGAAGAGAATTGGTGATGCCAACAGATGAGGCTTTAAAAAACACAAggcagaagaagaggaaaagagcagTGGTTTCAGATAAAGAAATTTCAATTGAGGAAGTAGAAATTGCTGGCAGATTAGATCCTGTCCGCGTGCAGCAGAATGCTGGTTCCAACGAGCATAAAGAAAGGCTTTGTGAAGATTGCTGTGAGAAAGTTCTTGAGAGTGATGATGCCATACGAGGAAACTGTTCCGCTGAATTAGCTGTGATTTTGACTGATGAGATGGCTAACTTTGATGCATATCACACTGCCGTAAAGAAAATAGCAAGTAGTAAAAGGCATAAAAATGAGATACATGACGAGTGTAGCGAGCACCAAATTAAGGAAGACAAAAATTGCCCTTCCATGGAGGTTGAGCCTGTAGCATTTGGTTTGATTGACACTCATAGAACTACTGATGATACTGATGGTTCCCAAGAGTCTGCACCTGTCTCTACTTCTGAATCGTCAGTTGCTGCTAAATATGTGGTTTCAGAAACAGCAGGCAGCAATCATCCAAAGGTGAAAAGTGCTAATAAGGTTCAACATTCTCCATTAATTGATGATCTAACCAATGATAAATGTCATGCTGACCAATTAATTGAGTCTGGAAATTTATCACGGGTAAAGACTCTGCAAGGCTTTGACAATCTTACACTAATGGTGAAAGAGGATAGAGAAATTTCTTCTTACAATCCGGTTGAAGTTTCTCGCAGATTACAGGATGCTTTTTCATATGTTGACCCTTCTGTGAAGGCAGATTCTGAAGTTCCTGGTACCGAGTGCGGGGGATTTGCAGATACGCCTTCTACGAACAGCACTATGGATGGTGCAAATTACACAGAAGAAAGAGATGGACAGCCCAAAGGAACAAACGTTGTTGATTCACCACTTCCTTGCAGCCATCTTGAAGAACCTTCTCCTGCAGTTGTTACTGAAGCTTCTACTGTCAGTGATCCCAGAACAGCATTAATGTTATACGATGTTCATGCTGTTGCTTCTCATAGTCCTGTCTGTCCTAGTGGACTTAAGG ATGAAGTGGTCCTGCCTTTAATTGTTGTACCCGATAATGATTTTGTGGGCTTATTAAACCAGCAGAACATCGTCAAAAATGAATCAGGGAGTATTGGAGCAACTTCTGTGGCACTGTTAGACACCGAATCTGCATGTCAAGAATTCAATGGATTGATAGAACTCAAGGGAACCAATACATATTCTAATATTCCAAAAATGTGTGAAACTGCTGAAGAAGAAGGTAAATATGAGTCTTCATCTTCTCATTTGTTAACTAATACATCAACAATTGGTACCGAGTCTATTGGAGATAAATGTGAGGAGGAATCTTTTGATGGTAATACAGGTCCATCTGAGATAGCACAGGGTGCTGACATTGTGGTTTTAGATGAGGGAAATCAAAATAGTTCCTTCAGTGCTACTGATTGTAGCTCTGGTAAAAGTGCAACAAAATATGATTCTTTAGAACAAGTAGCTGGGCATAGAGAATTGTCACCACATAAACTTATGGAGCTGAGCAGTGATATCATGGAAACTCTTTTGGAAGTGACTGATGTTAGCAGATTATCTTCAGGTGATAATCTATGTCAAAATTATGAGAAAGTTATCACATCTCATGATGATAATTCTGAAATTTGTTGTTCAGATGATGCCAATTTGGTTTGTGCAATCTCACCATCTTTATCAGAAATACCAGGTGACACAATTGCAGATGCTTCTGTACAAATGGAAAGTGCGGAAGTTTCTTCACAGGGGAAATCATGTGCCTATGACAAATCCACCACATTGTTGCTAGTTGGATCTGAATTTGAAAAGCAGCTAGAAGTTCAAGAGGATAAATTTCAAGTGGAATTTTCTGCTTCTAGCATCCGATCTGGGAAGAATGGATCAGCTGCTAAGGCCCCTCGATGTTCAGATGGCAATGAAAACAATGACAGAACAGAGATAGTTGGCACAACATATGCCACTGGAGGCACTTTGCAATTTAAAGAAGAATCCGAATCAGCTAAACTAGAAGACACACATGATGCTAGAGCATCTAGTGATGAAAGTAATGATCACTCTCCTGTCAATCCAATTAAAAGTGAAG GTACTGGCAGCATGGATTCATTAAGCATGTATAAGAAATCCAACAAGGGGAAGTCCTTCAGTCCATCCTCCAGGAAAATGCCGAATACACACATAGAGTCTCACATAAATGTTTTAGCCGGCAATAAGGAAGACCACATTGCAAATGGTAGTCCTCCTGCATCAGGAAATCGTTCTGAGG GGGAAGCTAGTGCCCACCAGTTGAGTAATCTTGAAGTTTCTGAAAGTGAAGCAGAAACATGGGCAGATTCAGCAAATATGAAAAGTCCATATTCTGTGCCCCATGAATTTAAGGTTGTAGACAAGCTTGAAGAAAGACAACGCTTGGTTCTTTCAGGTGGGAGGAATTCATGTACTGGTGAAGATGAATTCCAAGCACTTACAAAAGCTAATTTGATTGAACCCgccgatgatgatgatgtttctAATAGAAGGCCACCACCTCTGTCCATCCTAAGGGAGAGTAATGTTATGAATGATAGTGATATAATTATCCCAAGCGAAAGTGAAAATTCAGCTGTAATCGAGAGACCAATTCTGGAATTGCAAACACCAGTATTAGCGGAAGGTAAAGATGATGACGTCCAACATGATGGAGCTAAGAATGGTGGCTTGGATGCATCATGTGGTTTCTCCTGCAGTGGATATGAACATGCCAAATCTTTGTGTATGGAGAGTGTGGCACTCACAAATAAATTTGACGGAGAACCCATTGATAACATAGGTGAGCCACTTGACCTTTGTGGTAAATTTCAAGCTTCTTCAGATATTGGCGAAACAACTTGGGGAACTCCAGATGGTCAAG GTTCCGCAGGAAGATGGGAGATTACCGTACCATTCGGAAGAACTTCATCATCAGTTAAATACG AGTCAACTGAACTCGAAGAAAAGATACTTTCTTTGGAGCATCATCAATCGTCTACAACATCTTGCATAAACGAGGAACTTGCACCTCACAGTGACAATGTTGAGAAGAATAACATGAGGGATATATCCAAAGTCTCTGCAGATGATGAAGAACATGAGGCTAAAGATATGGAGGAGAAAATGGAAATGGAGGAAGTTGAAGAATATTTGGTGACCCTCGATGATAAGGAAATTGATGAGCATGCTATGAGTTCTGGTTCGATTAGGTCACGAGATAACTTGAATGATGAAAAGCATAATGTTCCTCTGCTCATGGACTCGTTCGAATCCACAG CTTCATGTCACGACGTGCACTCTTGTGAAATAACCAGAATGGCAGATCAACATGAAGCAG ATGCTTGCTGTGTTACACCTTGCTTTGAGAACGACTCTGCTAGCAATTGTGACAACAATACAAGAagagaaattttggcttcaagaaCCCTAGTTATTGCCGAAACTAAATTAGCGAAACCAGAGTATAATTTAGATAGTTGTAACTCAACCATATCTGTGGTAACCCAAGAAGCATCCGCTCCTGAGATAGCTCAAGAAGCTGTAGATACTGTGGGACCTGAAGTAGGAGATGTTTCACTAACCCCACAGCATTCGGAATGTGCAGAAGAGACTATAAAGGATGATATGAATTGTGGCTTCAAGAAACTTGATTGTGAGGATGATGAATTTGATGACACAAAAGGATGCGATACTGATAGCAATGGAGTTCTTGAGACAAAGAATGATGAGATTTTGCGGCAACAACTTGACAGCAAAGATCCTAAAGATGAAAGAAGCGAATTCTCAGATGCCTTACAAGTGAAACTAGATCTTGAATGTTCTGAAGAAGCTGACATGGATAATTGTGAAACCGATTCTGGAAGTAACTTAAGCCACACTGTCCATAAGCACAATGaaggaaaggaaaatatatttgcATCAGAAACTTCAGATGATTGCTTAT GTAAGCTTGGCAGTCTTAAGAAGGATGCCAATGTTAATCAGAGGATTAAATCCGAAGAAGTATGGGTTGCACCAGGAGCAACACTGATGTGCTTAGAAGACCTATTTGACATGGAACAGAAACGATCATTTGCCAGGAATGACATTGTTCAAGCAGTGGCCAATGAGCATATATCTCATGAAGAGAATTGCCAACATGAACATGACAATTTAGTGGGCATCTCAGGAGCATTAAGAAAAGCACAAAAGATGGAGAGAGTGTCATTCATGTCGGATTATAATGTTACTAATGAATATGAGGAGCAAGCAACACTTTGTGATGATCCAAAGGTGAAttttgatgcaaccatcgagtatGATAACACAATCCAGCTAGAATTATCATATGGTAGGTCCGATTCAAAACTTATGGATGTTGCGAAAGAGCATGAGGAACAAGCAGTAATTACTGCTTGGAGTGATGGTTTTAGGATGAATATAGATGAAACTATCGAGTCTGAGAATGCAGTTCAACCAAAAATGTCAACTGACTGCTCTGATTTAGAACCTATGGATGGGATGGTGTGTCCAG CATCTATGCAATCTTTTGAGGAAAGGTTATACAAAGAGACCGGTGCAGCTGTTGAAGATGAAG ATGGGAGTTCAGTTGAGTGTCTTCAGACTGTATCAGAAAAACATCCTGCTAGTCAACCAAACGATGAAGATATGGAAATTTCTGATACGGTGGGCTGTCAGAATGACAATCCAGAAGCAGCAGAAGCTTGGGTTGAAGATCTTACAAGTAAATTGGTTAGCAATCCAGAAGCATCGGTCTCAGAGAATGGCAATACGATATGTCAGATGGAAACCACTGACACTTTGCGGGCGAATGATAGATCTCAACTTACAGTTGAAACTGCCGGCAACATAGTGGATACACGCACTGCATCGAAGAAAATGGAGTGGAGAAGTGTTCCGGGCACAACTGGTTATACATTGGCTTCACCAAATAAGCAGGAAGATATTAACATCAACAATGCAGGAGAGCAAGAGCAATTCAACTCTGGCCGCAAAGAGACCTTAGTGGAGGGAGAGACTTTAGATGATCCTCAGCGATGTCATGTCGAAACCATCCGTATGAATGGTTTGTTTCAGCAGAATAGCAGGGTAAAAACTCAGCAGACACTGGGAGTGTCAGCCGATCATTCCAATTCAAAATGTGGAAGAGAGCCCCGAG AATTATCTCGAACCACTGGGCATGACTGGATGGAGGAAATTAGTCGGAAGTTGGTAGATTTCAGGATTTCCAGTGCCAGGAAAGCTAGTAAGGTAGATGGATCAGCAAAGAGGCCAAAGCATGACGATAATCTTAATAATGATATAGTGATGGGTAAGGAGAACACACCTGCAGTCAGGAAGGAGTATTCTCATAAACCTCATGCAGATGGATCAGTAAGGAGGCCTCTACAAAATGTTAATCATAATTGA